A region from the Medicago truncatula cultivar Jemalong A17 chromosome 6, MtrunA17r5.0-ANR, whole genome shotgun sequence genome encodes:
- the LOC25497014 gene encoding glutathione S-transferase T3: MGYSSQTPPFNGYMPMVNENFQSVGEYPEFSSQINRGGMTRDNEVAPTPEDTTPKSKRNQQPSWNTEQNLVLISGWIKYGTCSVVGRNQTSESYWGKIAEYCNEHCSFDSPRDVVACRNRFNYMNKLINKWVGAYDSAKRMQGSGWSEDDVFKKAQELYGCGKNVQFTLMEEWRALRDQPRYGSQVGGNVDSGSR; encoded by the coding sequence ATGGGATATTCATCTCAAACACCCCCatttaatggttatatgccaatggtgaatgaaaattttcagagTGTTGGTGAATATCCTGAATTTTCATCACAAATAAATCGTGGTGGAATGACACGAGATAATGAAGTTGCTCCAACTCCAGAGGATACAACTCCAAAGAGCAAGAGAAACCAACAACCATCATGGAACACTGAACAAAATTTGGTGTTAATTAGTGGGTGGATAAAATATGGAACATGCAGTGTTGTCGGAAGAAACCAGACAAGTGAATCATATTGGGGTAAAATTGCTGAGTATTGTAACGAGCATTGCTCATTCGATTCTCCGCGCGATGTAGTTGCATGCCGAAaccgttttaattatatgaacaaattaataaataaatgggttGGTGCTTATGATAGCGCTAAGCGTATGCAAGGAAGCGGTTGGTCggaagatgatgttttcaaaAAAGCTCAAGAATTATATGGATGTGGGAAGAATGTTCAATTTACTTTAATGGAAGAATGGCGCGCTCTCCGAGATCAACCACGGTATGGTAGTCAAGTGGGAGGAAATGTTGACTCAGGAAGTAGATGA
- the LOC11436498 gene encoding protein EFFECTOR OF TRANSCRIPTION 2, whose translation MLKREQCDYTKHDSSFSHWKILIGPSDWEDYSKGKEGSTRYRIHNLPENSGPGVYELGVAASTSGLGREIYKLSTDSCRVVVVYLGKGDNVRTRLQCYGRNGAHLGNGCSSFESSHQKGHSLFHEIFLQGFPIVYRWASMQTKGDALQTESQLLSTFDYAWNTINNGPRRPGDILEMLNKISSDTRTFSDVAKSLLPFTQKKVGIPIKSSMLPVKDNKSNEVDSGNYNFLSRVFKFNRSRPKIVQDKADFSVEKKDKICGVILDDGSICTKTPVEKRVRCHEHKGMRIRTAKSESKRGNACRYQNIKHDVEDLPQTVVESLVDESITKTITCGIILEDGTTCRRQPVKGRKRCHDHKGKRIRAFVPIN comes from the exons ATGTTGAAGAGAGAGCAATGTGATTACACTAAACATGATTCTAGCTTCTCCCATTGGAAG ATTCTTATTGGTCCTTCTGATTGGGAAGACTACTCCAAAGGAAAGGAAGGATCTACAAGATATAGAATCCATAACCTACCAGAAAATTCTGGACCTGGAGTCTATGAGCTCGGAGTAGCTGCATCGACTAGCGGGTTGGGGCGTGAAATTTACAAGCTTTCCACTGACTCGTGTCGAGTAGTTGTGGTTTATCTAGGAAAAGGTGATAATGTGAGAACAAGACTCCAATGTTATGGTAGAAATGGTGCTCATTTGGGTAATGGTTGTTCTTCATTTGAATCTTCTCACCAAAAGGGACACTCATTGTTTCATgaaatctttcttcaaggtttCCCAATTGTTTATAGATGGGCTTCT ATGCAGACCAAGGGAGATGCTTTGCAAACAGAATCTCAACTGCTGAGTACATTTGATTATGCTTGGAACACAATTAATAACGGTCCACGGCGTCCGGGTGATATTCTTGAAATGCTCAACAAAATTTCTTCAGACACAAGAACATTTTCAGATGTAGCCAAATCACTTCTACCCTTCACTCAAAAGAAAGTAGGGATACCAATTAAATCAAGCATGTTGCCTGTGAAAGATAACAAATCAAACGAAGTCGACAGTGGCAACTACAATTTCCTATCTCGCGTGTTCAAATTCAACCGTTCGCGTCCTAAGATAGTTCAAGATAAAGCTGATTTTTCCGTTGAGAAGAAAGATAAAATTTGTGGAGTGATTTTGGATGATGGTTCTATTTGTACAAAGACGCCGGTCGAGAAAAGAGTTAGGTGTCATGAACATAAAGGAATGAGAATAAGAACAGCAAAATCAGAATCAAAAAGAGGAAATGCTTGTAGGTACCAAAATATTAAACATGATGTTGAAGATCTTCCACAAACAGTGGTTGAGAGTCTTGTTGATGAGAGTATCACCAAAACTATTACATGTGGAATTATTTTGGAAGATGGAACCACTTGTAGAAGACAACCAgttaaaggaagaaaaagatgtCATGATCATAAAGGGAAGAGAATTCGTGCATTTGTTCCTATTAATTAG
- the LOC120576127 gene encoding uncharacterized protein, with protein sequence MKTDGEACKVKSQMLETFDYAWNKVDNGKRRPNDILQMLNIISSNKLPITNDKLDEAGNNSSFVDESITKNDVGKAKVALEVEVNHQLVDDKLDEAENNSSFVDESITKNDIGTSEVALEAEVNHQLVDDNLDEAKNNSSFVDESITKIDVGMSEVVLEVELDHQLADDKSDEAKNNISFVDESVIKNDVGTSEVVLKVEVDHQLAEDKSDEAENNSCFVDESITKNDFGTSEVALEVVVTLEAEVDHQLAEASPLKKKGKSDKGETTKKNDGSICTKPPAEKRVSCQEHKGMRLNVFSAKAIRRSKSESEILAGSFVDESITKNDDGTYAVVLQAKIDHQLVEACPLKKKGKSDKGEANKKNVECVLEVEIGGSLWNRNFDRAGFVKDHFNLYEDFEATRKSNHSNMFHDASVSCLRSVVLLEVMEEKFQAVKSNADRLKQENEDLKLRVKTLEDQLKESRNSLKTTKDEKKKVEEDKRDVEAKCLELNNNYGAIKGEVKKDVQKIIEFQEGVENAKKGWLRIWKRGKLRSHVVIPRS encoded by the exons ATGAAGACCGATGGTGAAGCTTGTAAAGTAAAATCTCAAATGCTCGAGACATTTGATTATGCATGGAACAAAGTTGATAACGGTAAACGACGGCCCAATGATATTCTTCAAATGCTGAACataatttcttcaaacaagTTGCCTATAACAAACGACAAGTTAGATGAAGCTGGAAATAATAGTAGTTTTGTTGACGAGAGTATCACAAAAAATGATGTTGGTAAGGCAAAGGTGGCTTTGGAAGTTGAAGTTAACCATCAGCTCGTAGACGACAAATTAGATGAAGCTGAAAATAATAGTAGTTTTGTTGACGAGAGTATCACAAAAAATGATATTGGTACGTCAGAGGTGGCTTTGGAAGCTGAGGTTAACCATCAGCTTGTAGATGACAACTTAGATGAAGCTAAAAATAATAGTAGTTTTGTTGACGAAAGTATCACTAAAATTGATGTCGGTATGTCGGAGGTGGTTTTGGAAGTTGAGCTTGACCATCAGCTCGCAGACGACAAATCAGATGAAgctaaaaataatattagtttTGTTGACGAGAGTGTCATAAAAAATGATGTTGGTACATCAGAGGTGGTTTTGAAAGTTGAGGTTGACCATCAGCTCGCGGAAGATAAATCAGATGAAGCTGAAAATAATAGTTGTTTTGTTGACGAGAGTAtcacaaaaaatgattttggtACGTCAGAGGTGGCTTTGGAAGTTGTG GTGACTTTGGAAGCTGAGGTTGACCATCAACTCGCTGAGGCGTCTCCTTTAAAGAAGAAAGGGAAGAGTGATAAAGGCGAGACAACCAAGAAGAATGATGGTAGTATTTGTACAAAGCCACCAGCTGAGAAAAGAGTTAGCTGCCAAGAACATAAAGGAATGAGACTAAATGTGTTTAGTGCAAAAGCAATTAGAAGATCCAAGTCTGAATCAGAAATCTTGGCTGGGAGTTTTGTTGACGAGAGTATCACCAAAAATGATGATGGTACGTATGCGGTGGTTTTGCAAGCTAAGATTGACCATCAACTCGTTGAGGCATGTCCTTTAAAGAAGAAAGGGAAGAGTGATAAAGGCGAGGCCAACAAGAAGAATGTCGAGTGCGTTCTTGAGGTTGAGATCGGCGGCTCCTTGTGGAACAGGAACTTCGATCGTGCTGGCTTCGTGAAGGATCATTTCAACCTTTATGAAGATTTTGAGGCAACAAGGAAGTCTAATCACTCCAATATGTTTCATGATGCTAGTGTTTCTTGTTTGCGCTCTGTGGTGTTGCTTGAAGTGATGGAGGAAAAGTTTCAGGCTGTAAAATCGAATGCAGATAGGCTAAAGCAGGAGAACGAAGACTTGAAGTTGAGGGTTAAAACCTTGGAGGACCAGTTGAAGGAATCTCGCAACTCCTTAAAGACGACAAAGGATGAGAAAAAGAAAGTCGAGGAAGATAAGCGAGATGTTGAAGCCAAGTGCTTGGagcttaataacaattatgGTGCCATAAAGGGGGAGGTTAAGAAGGATGTTCAGAAGATTATCGAGTTTCAAGAGGGTGTTGAAAATGCAAAGAAAGGGTGGTTGCGAATATGGAAAAGGGGGAAGTTGAGAAGTCATGTTGTTATACCTAGATCTTGA
- the LOC11436497 gene encoding protein EFFECTOR OF TRANSCRIPTION 2 yields the protein MQMLKREQCDHTKHDSSFSHWKVLIDPSDWGNHGYTRYKKENLPQNFSVGVYELGVGSSTSDLGCEIYKLATDPHGVVVVYIGKSVDVRKILQSYSKDGGHLGDGCASGSLLRN from the exons ATGCAAATGTTGAAGAGAGAGCAATGTGACCACACTAAACATGATTCTAGCTTCTCTCATTGGAAG GTTCTTATTGATCCTTCTGATTGGGGAAACCATGGATATACAAGATACAAGAAAGAAAACCTGCCACAAAATTTCAGTGTGGGAGTGTATGAGCTTGGTGTAGGTTCGTCGACTAGTGATTTAGGGTGTGAAATTTACAAGCTTGCGACCGACCCTCATGGCGTAGTAGTGGTTTATATTGGAAAATCTGTTGATGTGAGAAAAATACTCCAAAGTTATAGCAAAGATGGAGGTCATTTGGGTGATGGTTGTGCATCAGGCTCATTGTTGAGAAACTGA